The Vespa velutina chromosome 4, iVesVel2.1, whole genome shotgun sequence genome has a window encoding:
- the LOC124948338 gene encoding kinesin-like protein unc-104 isoform X8, producing the protein MSSVKVAVRVRPFNNREISREAQCIIEMSGSTTSIVNPKAPAGSKDAIKSFNYDYSYFSMDPSDSNYSSQIMVYKDIGEEMLEHAFEGYNVCIFAYGQTGAGKSYTMMGKQEEGQEGIIPQICKDLFRKISRNSSEQLKYSVEVSYMEIYCERVRDLLNPKNKGNLRVREHPLLGPYVEDLSKLAVMSYQDIHDLIDEGNKARTVAATNMNETSSRSHAVFTIFFTQQRQDSTTGLATEKVSKISLVDLAGSERADSTGAKGTRLKEGANINKSLTTLGKVISALAEIATKKKKKADFIPYRDSVLTWLLRENLGGNSKTAMIAAVSPADINYDETLSTLRYADRAKQIVCKAVVNEDANAKLIRELKEEIQKLRELLKQEGIDVQEGPDGKVTYEKKEHRDEIIRTNKREDDYKESRSRIPSHTTSTIAEEAVDQLQASEKLIAELNETWEEKLKRTESIRLQREAVFAEMGVAVKEDGVTVGVFSPKKTPHLVNLNEDPLMSECLIYYIKDGFTRIGSAEANIPQDIQLCGPHILSEHCVFENHEGVITLMPKKDALIYVNGREITEPIVLKTGSRVILGKNHVFRFNHPDQVRERREKNSPAETPGNGETVDWNFAQIELLEKQGIDLKLEMEKRLLVLEEQFRKEKEEADQFFEEQRKSYEARIDALQKQVEEQSMTMSMYSSYTPEDFNNTEEDIFVNPLFDAESNWTERDFQLAAWAFRKWKYHQFTSLRDDLWGNAIFLKEANAISVELKKKVQFQFTLLTDTLYSPLPVDLLPIATDGEEEEERPFPRTIVAVEVQDTKNGATHYWTLEKLRLRLELMREMYHNEAELSPTSPDFNIETITGGDPFYDRFPWFRMVGRSFVYLSNLMYPVPLIHKVAIVNEKGDVKGYLRVAVQGVVGEENSEYSSGVRQSAHISFEDDLFGGHKHNKRNTLLAQTLEKNRQILMNDDRVIGHNELHKDLKDEDDICDADSGRGDSSVSSDMKEEDLPDHLQLGAEFTFRVTVLQAMGISTEYADIFCQFNFLHRHDEAFSTEPAKNTTKGNPPGFYHVQNITVTVTKSFLEYLKSQPIVFEIFGHYQQHPLHKDAKLEYVRQPPKRMLPPSIPISQPVRSPKFGSVLPSPSTSHVHAKYDVLVWFEICELAPNGEYVPSVVDHSDDLPCRGLFLLHQGIQRRIRITIVHEPASELRWKDVRELVVGRIRNTPEPEEEDNDSSVLSLGLFPGEYLEVPGDDRCMFRFEAAWDSSLHNSALLNRVTSYGEQIFMTISAYLELENCGRPAIITKDLSMIIYGRDARVGPRSLKHLFSGSYRNQEANRLSGVYELVLRRSSEAGVQRRQRRVLDTSSTYVRGEENLHGWRPRGDSLIFDHQWELEKLTRLEEVERVRHTLLLREKLGIDKMPMCNKPLHDFTKSEKEVCNMVAKATNESHASPVKLKRSTSKDVYEPWEMTDRERELATKYIKLIQGRIPSKEPILLSDVSPGEDTIGDMSASMLSSVLSSSSQELSSPERAKLQELQESILASETIGQSCTAPAPMGSSSPSKENLVLYVPEVEEIRISPVIARKGYLNVLEHKTNGWKKRWVAVRRPYVLIFREEKDPVERALINLATAQVEYSEDQLAMVKVPNTFSVVTKHRGYLLQTLGDKEVYDWLYAINPLLAGQIRSKLARKGPVTRSLNNVSPTGVTSASEQQSNQTK; encoded by the exons atgtCGTCGGTGAAAGTAGCGGTGAGGGTTCGACCCTTTAACAATCGTGAAATTTCACGAGAAGCACAATGCATCATTGAAATGTCAGGAAGTACTACTT CAATAGTAAATCCAAAAGCACCTGCAGGCAGTAAGGATGCAATAAAAAGCTTCAATTATGATTATTCGTACTTTTCCATGGAC CCAAGCGATTCTAATTATTCTTCGCAAATTATGGTCTATAAGGACATAGGCGAGGAAATGTTAGAACATGCATTTGAag GCTACAATGTTTGTATATTTGCTTATGGACAGACCGGTGCTGGAAAGTCTTATACAATGATGGGAAAACAGGAGGAGGGTCAAGAGGGTATTATACCTCAAATTTGTAAGGATTTATTCCGTAAGATCAGTCGAAACTCGTCcgaacaattaaaatattcggtTGAGGTAAGCTACATGGAGATTTATTGTGAGAGGGTTAGGGATTTGTTAAATCCAAAGAACAAAGGAAATTTACGTGTACGAGAGCATCCTCTTCTTGGACCATACGTCGAGGATCTTTCAAAATTAGCAGTGATGTCATATCAAGACATTCACGATCTCATAGACGAAGGAAATAAAGCTAG AACGGTCGCAGCCACAAACATGAACGAGACATCCAGCAGATCGCACGCGGtctttacaattttcttcaCACAACAAAGACAAGATTCAACGACCGGATTAGCGACAGAGAAAGTTAGTAAAATATCACTTGTCGATCTGGCAGGTTCTGAAAGGGCCGATTCAACTGGTGCAAAGGGTACAAGATTGAAGGAAGgtgcaaatataaataagagtCTTACTACACTCGGAAAAGTTATCAGCGCATTGGCCGAGATC gctacaaagaaaaaaaagaaggcagATTTCATCCCCTACAGAGACTCAGTTCTAACATGGTTATTACGTGAAAATCTTGGTGGTAATTCGAAGACCGCAATGATAGCAGCAGTTAGTCCAGCCGACATCAATTACGATGAAACTTTATCGACATTGag ATACGCGGATCGGGCGAAACAAATCGTTTGCAAAGCCGTGGTCAACGAGGATGCGAACGCTAAACTCATTCGAGAGCTCAAAGAAGAAATACAGAAATTACGTGAACTACTCAAACAAGAAGGGATCGACGTACAAGAAG GGCCAGATGGCAAAGTCacttatgaaaagaaagagcatA GGGATGAGATCattcgaacgaataaacgCGAGGACGATTACAAAGAATCACGTTCAAGAATTCCCTCACACACAACTTCGACTATTGCCGAAGAAGCGGTTGATCAGTTGCAAGCATCAGAAAAATTAATAGCCG aattaaatgaaacgtgggaagaaaaattgaagagaACGGAATCGATTAGACTCCAACGCGAAGCTGTTTTCGCTGAGATGGGTGTAGCAGTTAAAGAGGATGGCGTTACAGTTGGTGTATTTTCCCCGAAGAAGACACCACACTTGGTTAATCTAAACGAGGATCCATTGATGTCCGAgtgtcttatttattatataaaggaTGGTTTCACGCGTATCGGTAGCGCCGAAGCTAATATACCACAGGATATACAACTTTGCGGTCCTCATATATTGAGCGAGCATTGCGTATTTGAAAATCACGAGGGTGTAATTACTCTGATGCCTAAGAAGGATGCATTGATTTATGTAAATGGTCGTGAAATAACCGAACCGATCGTACTTAAAACTGGATCGCGCGTTATCCTTGGGAAAAATCATGTATTCAGGTTCAATCATCCTGATCAAG TACgtgaacgaagagagaaaaattcacCCGCTGAGACACCCGGCAATGGTGAAACCGTTGATTGGAACTTCGcacaaattgaattattagaGAAACAAGGTATTGATCTCAAATtggaaatggaaaagagatTATTAGTACTAGAGGAACaatttcgaaaggaaaaagaagaggctGATCAGTTCTTTGAAGAACAACGTAAG AGTTACGAAGCACGAATAGATGCCTTGCAGAAGCAGGTAGAAGAACAAAGTATGACTATGTCAATGTATAGCAGTTACACGCCAGAGGACTTTAATAATACCGAAGAAGATATATTCG TCAACCCCTTGTTTGACGCAGAGAGCAACTGGACCGAGAGAGATTTCCAATTGGCCGCTTGGGCCTTCCGCAAATGGAAGTATCATCAATTTACCAGTCTACGGGATGACCTATGGGGCAATGCGATATTCCTCAAGGAAGCCAATGCCATTTCGGTTGAACTtaagaaaaag GTTCAGTTCCAATTTACGCTATTAACAGATACCCTTTATTCTCCGTTACCTGTTGATCTTTTACCAATTGCTACCGATggtgaagaggaagaagaaagaccaTTCCCTCGTACAATCGTTGCCGTTGAAGTTCAGGATACAAAGAATGGCGCCACGCATTATTGGACCTTAGAAAAATTAAG GCTTAGGTTAGAACTAATGCGCGAAATGTATCATAATGAGGCTGAACTTTCACCTACGTCGCCagattttaatatcgaaactATTACGGGTGGTGACCCGTTTTACGATCGTTTCCCCTGGTTCCGCATGGTTGGAAG ATCATTCGTATATCTAAGCAATTTGATGTATCCCGTACCACTTATTCACAAAGTGGCTATAGTCAATGAGAAGGGAGATGTCAAAGGTTATTTAAGAGTAGCCGTACAAGGTGTTGTTG gAGAAGAAAATAGCGAATATTCGAGCGGTGTTAGACAATCGGCAcatatttctttcgaagatGATTTATTCGGTGGACATAAACATAACAAACGAAATACACTTTTGGCTCAAACTTTGGAAAAGAATCGTCAAATATTGATGAATGACGATCGCGTAATAGGTCATAACGAATTACACAAGGATTTGAAAGATGAGGATGATATATGTGACGCTGATAGCGGAAGAGGTGATAGTTCAGTTTCAAGTGAtatgaaggaagaagatcTACCGGATCATTTACAACTCGGTGCTGAATTTACATTCAGAGTTACGGTGTTACAAGCAATGGGTATTTCGACCGAGTATGCCGATATTTTCTGTCAATTCAA TTTCTTACACCGACATGACGAAGCATTTTCAACGGAACCGGCAAAGAATACAACCAAAGGAAATCCACCTGGATTTTATCATGTACaaaat ATTACAGTGACGGTCACGAAATCTTTCTTGGAATATCTTAAATCACAACCGATTGTATTTGAGATCTTTGGACATTATCAGCAACATCCGTTACACAAGGATGCTAAACTAGAATA CGTACGACAACCACCAAAAAGGATGTTACCACCTTCAATACCAATTAGTCAACCTGTACGTTCACCAAAGTTTGGTAGCGTTTTACCATCACCAAGTACTTCACACGTTCATGCAAAATATGATGTACTCGTATGGTTTGAAATTTGCGAATTAGCACCAAACGGTGAATATGTTCCATCGGTTGTTGATCATAGCGATGATTTACCTTGCCGTGGATTATTCCTACTTCATCAAGGGATTCAACGTCGTATTCGTATTACGATTGTACACGAGCCTGCTTCTGAATTACGATGGAAAGACGTAAGAGAACTCGTTGTAGGTCGTATTAGGAATACACCAGAACCGGAAGAAGAGGATAACGACTCCTCCGTACTTTCATTGGGATTATTCCCAGGTGAATATCTTGAAGTTCCAGGTGACGACAGATGTATGTTCAGATTCGAGGCAGCCTGGGACAGTTCTTTGCACAATTCGGCCTTGCTTAACAGGGTCACGTCTTACGGTGAACAAATATTCATGACTATCTCCGCATACCTTGAG TTGGAGAATTGTGGTAGACCAGcaattattacaaaagatTTGAGCATGATTATTTATGGCAGAGATGCCAGGGTCGGGCCAAGATCATTAAAACATCTGTTCAGTGGAAGTTATCGAAATCAAGAAGCAAATCGACTTAGCGGCGTCTATGAATTGGTGCTGCGACGTTCATCGGAAGCAG GCGTACAAAGGCGACAACGTCGTGTATTAGACACGAGTTCTACGTACGTCAGGGGTGAAGAAAATCTTCATGGTTGGAGACCACGAGGAGATAGTTTGATTTTCGATCATCAATGGGAACTTGAGAAATTAACGAGATTGGAAGAGGTTGAAAGGGTCAGACATACTTTACTTTTGAGAGAGAAACTTGGCATCGATAAAATGCCTATGTGTAATAAACCATTACATGATTTCACAAAAAGCGAAAAG GAGGTTTGTAATATGGTAGCCAAAGCTACAAACGAATCACATGCTAGCCCAGTCAAACTCAAACGTTCAACCAGCAAAGACGTTTATGAACCTTGGGAAATGACtgacagggagagagaattggcaactaaatatattaaacttatCCAAGGTAGAATTCCAAGCAAAGAACCGATTTTATTGTCCGACGTTTCACCGGGTGAAGATACGATAGGTGATATGTCGGCATCCATGCTATCATCGGTTTTGTCCTCGTCGTCACAAGA ACTGAGTTCACCCGAAAGAGCCAAATTGCAAGAGCTTCAAGAAAGCATATTAGCTAGCGAGACAATTGGTCAATCATGTACAGCACCTGCTCCGATGGGATCGTCTTCACCTTCGAAGGAAAATCTAGTGTTGTATGTACCAGAAGTCGAGGAGATACGTATCAGTCCTGTCATTGCCAGGAAAGGATATTTGAATGTCTTAGAACACAAGACTAATGGATGGAAGAAACGTTGGGTT GCAGTACGTCGACCGTACGTTTTGATCTTCCGAGAGGAAAAAGATCCCGTAGAAAGAGCTCTGATTAATTTAGCAACTGCTCAAGTAGAATACTCCGAAGATCAATTAGCTATGGTGAAAGTACCAAACACATTCAG tGTCGTGACAAAACACCGTGGTTATCTTCTTCAGACTTTAGGTGACAAGGAAGTATACGATTGGTTGTACGCTATCAATCCACTTCTAGCCGGTCAGATAAG ATCAAAATTGGCACGCAAAGGCCCGGTTACTAGATCCTTAAACAATGTTTCACCAACCGGTGTTACTTCGGCGTCGGAACAACAATCGAATCAAACCAAGTGA
- the LOC124948338 gene encoding kinesin-like protein unc-104 isoform X7, translated as MSSVKVAVRVRPFNNREISREAQCIIEMSGSTTSIVNPKAPAGSKDAIKSFNYDYSYFSMDPSDSNYSSQIMVYKDIGEEMLEHAFEGYNVCIFAYGQTGAGKSYTMMGKQEEGQEGIIPQICKDLFRKISRNSSEQLKYSVEVSYMEIYCERVRDLLNPKNKGNLRVREHPLLGPYVEDLSKLAVMSYQDIHDLIDEGNKARTVAATNMNETSSRSHAVFTIFFTQQRQDSTTGLATEKVSKISLVDLAGSERADSTGAKGTRLKEGANINKSLTTLGKVISALAEIATKKKKKADFIPYRDSVLTWLLRENLGGNSKTAMIAAVSPADINYDETLSTLRYADRAKQIVCKAVVNEDANAKLIRELKEEIQKLRELLKQEGIDVQEGPDGKVTYEKKEHRDEIIRTNKREDDYKESRSRIPSHTTSTIAEEAVDQLQASEKLIAELNETWEEKLKRTESIRLQREAVFAEMGVAVKEDGVTVGVFSPKKTPHLVNLNEDPLMSECLIYYIKDGFTRIGSAEANIPQDIQLCGPHILSEHCVFENHEGVITLMPKKDALIYVNGREITEPIVLKTGSRVILGKNHVFRFNHPDQVRERREKNSPAETPGNGETVDWNFAQIELLEKQGIDLKLEMEKRLLVLEEQFRKEKEEADQFFEEQRKSYEARIDALQKQVEEQSMTMSMYSSYTPEDFNNTEEDIFVNPLFDAESNWTERDFQLAAWAFRKWKYHQFTSLRDDLWGNAIFLKEANAISVELKKKVQFQFTLLTDTLYSPLPVDLLPIATDGEEEEERPFPRTIVAVEVQDTKNGATHYWTLEKLRLRLELMREMYHNEAELSPTSPDFNIETITGGDPFYDRFPWFRMVGRSFVYLSNLMYPVPLIHKVAIVNEKGDVKGYLRVAVQGVVGEENSEYSSGVRQSAHISFEDDLFGGHKHNKRNTLLAQTLEKNRQILMNDDRVIGHNELHKDLKDEDDICDADSGRGDSSVSSDMKEEDLPDHLQLGAEFTFRVTVLQAMGISTEYADIFCQFNFLHRHDEAFSTEPAKNTTKGNPPGFYHVQNITVTVTKSFLEYLKSQPIVFEIFGHYQQHPLHKDAKLEYVRQPPKRMLPPSIPISQPVRSPKFGSVLPSPSTSHVHAKYDVLVWFEICELAPNGEYVPSVVDHSDDLPCRGLFLLHQGIQRRIRITIVHEPASELRWKDVRELVVGRIRNTPEPEEEDNDSSVLSLGLFPGEYLEVPGDDRCMFRFEAAWDSSLHNSALLNRVTSYGEQIFMTISAYLELENCGRPAIITKDLSMIIYGRDARVGPRSLKHLFSGSYRNQEANRLSGVYELVLRRSSEAGSPGVQRRQRRVLDTSSTYVRGEENLHGWRPRGDSLIFDHQWELEKLTRLEEVERVRHTLLLREKLGIDKMPMCNKPLHDFTKSEKEVCNMVAKATNESHASPVKLKRSTSKDVYEPWEMTDRERELATKYIKLIQGRIPSKEPILLSDVSPGEDTIGDMSASMLSSVLSSSSQELSSPERAKLQELQESILASETIGQSCTAPAPMGSSSPSKENLVLYVPEVEEIRISPVIARKGYLNVLEHKTNGWKKRWVAVRRPYVLIFREEKDPVERALINLATAQVEYSEDQLAMVKVPNTFSVVTKHRGYLLQTLGDKEVYDWLYAINPLLAGQIRSKLARKGPVTRSLNNVSPTGVTSASEQQSNQTK; from the exons atgtCGTCGGTGAAAGTAGCGGTGAGGGTTCGACCCTTTAACAATCGTGAAATTTCACGAGAAGCACAATGCATCATTGAAATGTCAGGAAGTACTACTT CAATAGTAAATCCAAAAGCACCTGCAGGCAGTAAGGATGCAATAAAAAGCTTCAATTATGATTATTCGTACTTTTCCATGGAC CCAAGCGATTCTAATTATTCTTCGCAAATTATGGTCTATAAGGACATAGGCGAGGAAATGTTAGAACATGCATTTGAag GCTACAATGTTTGTATATTTGCTTATGGACAGACCGGTGCTGGAAAGTCTTATACAATGATGGGAAAACAGGAGGAGGGTCAAGAGGGTATTATACCTCAAATTTGTAAGGATTTATTCCGTAAGATCAGTCGAAACTCGTCcgaacaattaaaatattcggtTGAGGTAAGCTACATGGAGATTTATTGTGAGAGGGTTAGGGATTTGTTAAATCCAAAGAACAAAGGAAATTTACGTGTACGAGAGCATCCTCTTCTTGGACCATACGTCGAGGATCTTTCAAAATTAGCAGTGATGTCATATCAAGACATTCACGATCTCATAGACGAAGGAAATAAAGCTAG AACGGTCGCAGCCACAAACATGAACGAGACATCCAGCAGATCGCACGCGGtctttacaattttcttcaCACAACAAAGACAAGATTCAACGACCGGATTAGCGACAGAGAAAGTTAGTAAAATATCACTTGTCGATCTGGCAGGTTCTGAAAGGGCCGATTCAACTGGTGCAAAGGGTACAAGATTGAAGGAAGgtgcaaatataaataagagtCTTACTACACTCGGAAAAGTTATCAGCGCATTGGCCGAGATC gctacaaagaaaaaaaagaaggcagATTTCATCCCCTACAGAGACTCAGTTCTAACATGGTTATTACGTGAAAATCTTGGTGGTAATTCGAAGACCGCAATGATAGCAGCAGTTAGTCCAGCCGACATCAATTACGATGAAACTTTATCGACATTGag ATACGCGGATCGGGCGAAACAAATCGTTTGCAAAGCCGTGGTCAACGAGGATGCGAACGCTAAACTCATTCGAGAGCTCAAAGAAGAAATACAGAAATTACGTGAACTACTCAAACAAGAAGGGATCGACGTACAAGAAG GGCCAGATGGCAAAGTCacttatgaaaagaaagagcatA GGGATGAGATCattcgaacgaataaacgCGAGGACGATTACAAAGAATCACGTTCAAGAATTCCCTCACACACAACTTCGACTATTGCCGAAGAAGCGGTTGATCAGTTGCAAGCATCAGAAAAATTAATAGCCG aattaaatgaaacgtgggaagaaaaattgaagagaACGGAATCGATTAGACTCCAACGCGAAGCTGTTTTCGCTGAGATGGGTGTAGCAGTTAAAGAGGATGGCGTTACAGTTGGTGTATTTTCCCCGAAGAAGACACCACACTTGGTTAATCTAAACGAGGATCCATTGATGTCCGAgtgtcttatttattatataaaggaTGGTTTCACGCGTATCGGTAGCGCCGAAGCTAATATACCACAGGATATACAACTTTGCGGTCCTCATATATTGAGCGAGCATTGCGTATTTGAAAATCACGAGGGTGTAATTACTCTGATGCCTAAGAAGGATGCATTGATTTATGTAAATGGTCGTGAAATAACCGAACCGATCGTACTTAAAACTGGATCGCGCGTTATCCTTGGGAAAAATCATGTATTCAGGTTCAATCATCCTGATCAAG TACgtgaacgaagagagaaaaattcacCCGCTGAGACACCCGGCAATGGTGAAACCGTTGATTGGAACTTCGcacaaattgaattattagaGAAACAAGGTATTGATCTCAAATtggaaatggaaaagagatTATTAGTACTAGAGGAACaatttcgaaaggaaaaagaagaggctGATCAGTTCTTTGAAGAACAACGTAAG AGTTACGAAGCACGAATAGATGCCTTGCAGAAGCAGGTAGAAGAACAAAGTATGACTATGTCAATGTATAGCAGTTACACGCCAGAGGACTTTAATAATACCGAAGAAGATATATTCG TCAACCCCTTGTTTGACGCAGAGAGCAACTGGACCGAGAGAGATTTCCAATTGGCCGCTTGGGCCTTCCGCAAATGGAAGTATCATCAATTTACCAGTCTACGGGATGACCTATGGGGCAATGCGATATTCCTCAAGGAAGCCAATGCCATTTCGGTTGAACTtaagaaaaag GTTCAGTTCCAATTTACGCTATTAACAGATACCCTTTATTCTCCGTTACCTGTTGATCTTTTACCAATTGCTACCGATggtgaagaggaagaagaaagaccaTTCCCTCGTACAATCGTTGCCGTTGAAGTTCAGGATACAAAGAATGGCGCCACGCATTATTGGACCTTAGAAAAATTAAG GCTTAGGTTAGAACTAATGCGCGAAATGTATCATAATGAGGCTGAACTTTCACCTACGTCGCCagattttaatatcgaaactATTACGGGTGGTGACCCGTTTTACGATCGTTTCCCCTGGTTCCGCATGGTTGGAAG ATCATTCGTATATCTAAGCAATTTGATGTATCCCGTACCACTTATTCACAAAGTGGCTATAGTCAATGAGAAGGGAGATGTCAAAGGTTATTTAAGAGTAGCCGTACAAGGTGTTGTTG gAGAAGAAAATAGCGAATATTCGAGCGGTGTTAGACAATCGGCAcatatttctttcgaagatGATTTATTCGGTGGACATAAACATAACAAACGAAATACACTTTTGGCTCAAACTTTGGAAAAGAATCGTCAAATATTGATGAATGACGATCGCGTAATAGGTCATAACGAATTACACAAGGATTTGAAAGATGAGGATGATATATGTGACGCTGATAGCGGAAGAGGTGATAGTTCAGTTTCAAGTGAtatgaaggaagaagatcTACCGGATCATTTACAACTCGGTGCTGAATTTACATTCAGAGTTACGGTGTTACAAGCAATGGGTATTTCGACCGAGTATGCCGATATTTTCTGTCAATTCAA TTTCTTACACCGACATGACGAAGCATTTTCAACGGAACCGGCAAAGAATACAACCAAAGGAAATCCACCTGGATTTTATCATGTACaaaat ATTACAGTGACGGTCACGAAATCTTTCTTGGAATATCTTAAATCACAACCGATTGTATTTGAGATCTTTGGACATTATCAGCAACATCCGTTACACAAGGATGCTAAACTAGAATA CGTACGACAACCACCAAAAAGGATGTTACCACCTTCAATACCAATTAGTCAACCTGTACGTTCACCAAAGTTTGGTAGCGTTTTACCATCACCAAGTACTTCACACGTTCATGCAAAATATGATGTACTCGTATGGTTTGAAATTTGCGAATTAGCACCAAACGGTGAATATGTTCCATCGGTTGTTGATCATAGCGATGATTTACCTTGCCGTGGATTATTCCTACTTCATCAAGGGATTCAACGTCGTATTCGTATTACGATTGTACACGAGCCTGCTTCTGAATTACGATGGAAAGACGTAAGAGAACTCGTTGTAGGTCGTATTAGGAATACACCAGAACCGGAAGAAGAGGATAACGACTCCTCCGTACTTTCATTGGGATTATTCCCAGGTGAATATCTTGAAGTTCCAGGTGACGACAGATGTATGTTCAGATTCGAGGCAGCCTGGGACAGTTCTTTGCACAATTCGGCCTTGCTTAACAGGGTCACGTCTTACGGTGAACAAATATTCATGACTATCTCCGCATACCTTGAG TTGGAGAATTGTGGTAGACCAGcaattattacaaaagatTTGAGCATGATTATTTATGGCAGAGATGCCAGGGTCGGGCCAAGATCATTAAAACATCTGTTCAGTGGAAGTTATCGAAATCAAGAAGCAAATCGACTTAGCGGCGTCTATGAATTGGTGCTGCGACGTTCATCGGAAGCAGGTAGCCCAG GCGTACAAAGGCGACAACGTCGTGTATTAGACACGAGTTCTACGTACGTCAGGGGTGAAGAAAATCTTCATGGTTGGAGACCACGAGGAGATAGTTTGATTTTCGATCATCAATGGGAACTTGAGAAATTAACGAGATTGGAAGAGGTTGAAAGGGTCAGACATACTTTACTTTTGAGAGAGAAACTTGGCATCGATAAAATGCCTATGTGTAATAAACCATTACATGATTTCACAAAAAGCGAAAAG GAGGTTTGTAATATGGTAGCCAAAGCTACAAACGAATCACATGCTAGCCCAGTCAAACTCAAACGTTCAACCAGCAAAGACGTTTATGAACCTTGGGAAATGACtgacagggagagagaattggcaactaaatatattaaacttatCCAAGGTAGAATTCCAAGCAAAGAACCGATTTTATTGTCCGACGTTTCACCGGGTGAAGATACGATAGGTGATATGTCGGCATCCATGCTATCATCGGTTTTGTCCTCGTCGTCACAAGA ACTGAGTTCACCCGAAAGAGCCAAATTGCAAGAGCTTCAAGAAAGCATATTAGCTAGCGAGACAATTGGTCAATCATGTACAGCACCTGCTCCGATGGGATCGTCTTCACCTTCGAAGGAAAATCTAGTGTTGTATGTACCAGAAGTCGAGGAGATACGTATCAGTCCTGTCATTGCCAGGAAAGGATATTTGAATGTCTTAGAACACAAGACTAATGGATGGAAGAAACGTTGGGTT GCAGTACGTCGACCGTACGTTTTGATCTTCCGAGAGGAAAAAGATCCCGTAGAAAGAGCTCTGATTAATTTAGCAACTGCTCAAGTAGAATACTCCGAAGATCAATTAGCTATGGTGAAAGTACCAAACACATTCAG tGTCGTGACAAAACACCGTGGTTATCTTCTTCAGACTTTAGGTGACAAGGAAGTATACGATTGGTTGTACGCTATCAATCCACTTCTAGCCGGTCAGATAAG ATCAAAATTGGCACGCAAAGGCCCGGTTACTAGATCCTTAAACAATGTTTCACCAACCGGTGTTACTTCGGCGTCGGAACAACAATCGAATCAAACCAAGTGA